One Pseudochaenichthys georgianus chromosome 7, fPseGeo1.2, whole genome shotgun sequence DNA segment encodes these proteins:
- the dnase1l1 gene encoding deoxyribonuclease-1-like 1 codes for MKSSSLLLSFLLGVCGVQGASSFKICAFNLHHFGESKVKKSNVVHTLARIITRCDVCLLQEVRDIKGKAVPQLLDHLNRYDPDHEYTSVASERLGRSSSYQEQYVFVYRTDTVSVTGQYQYPDDLEGDVDAFSREPFIVRFKAPKTDIKEFVLIPQHTTPTNTTKELDALYDVLQHVRKMWKTENVMLLGDFNADCGYLAKKNRKHVRLLTARNLYWLIPEKTDTTVRSSTSCTYDRIVVHGERFARSVVPTSAGPFNFQQAYRLSEDQALEVSDHYPVEVRLKGAADRVFLSVGTLLSLFVLKVLT; via the exons ATGaagtcctcctccctcctcctctccttcctcctgggtgtgtgtggtgttcagGGGGCTTCAAGTTTTAAAATCTGTGCCTTTAATCTCCATCACTTTGGGGAGTCCAAGGTCAAGAAGAGCAATGTTGTGCATACTCTGGCCAGG ATCATCACCCGCTGTGACGTGTGTTTGCTGCAGGAAGTGAGAGACATCAAAGGGAAAGCCGTACCACAGCTACTCGACCACCTCAACAG GTACGACCCTGACCATGAATATACCTCTGTGGCCAGCGAGCGGCTGGGCAGGTCCTCCTCGTACCAGGAGCAGTACGTGTTCGTCTACAG GACTGACACGGTGTCAGTGACCGGACAGTATCAGTACCCTGATGATCTTGAAGGAGACGTTGATGCTTTCTCTAGAGAGCCCTTCATTGTCCGCTTCAAAGCTCCAAAGACAG ATATAAAGGAGTTTGTCCTCATACCTCAGCACACCACTCCAACCAACACCACTAAAGAGCTCGATGCACTTTATGACGTTTTGCAACATGTGAGGAAGATGTGGAAAACTGAG aacGTGATGCTTCTCGGGGATTTCAACGCTGACTGCGGCTACCTGGCTAAGAAGAACAGGAAGCACGTGCGACTGCTCACAGCGAGGAACCTCTACTGGCTGATCCCAGAGAAGACGGACACCACTGTGAGATCCAGCACCTCCTGCACCTACGACAG GATCGTTGTGCACGGAGAGAGGTTTGCCAGATCCGTCGTGCCTACTTCAGCCGGCCCGTTCAACTTCCAGCAGGCATACCGACTCTCAGAGGACCAG GCGCTGGAGGTGAGCGACCACTACCCGGTGGAGGTCCGGCTGAAGGGCGCTGCAGACAGGGTGTTTCTCAGTGTCGGGACGCTCCTGTCTTTGTTTGTCCTCAAAGTGTTAACATGA